A single region of the Nicotiana sylvestris chromosome 6, ASM39365v2, whole genome shotgun sequence genome encodes:
- the LOC138871307 gene encoding uncharacterized protein — translation MKKLEETGLLVPKGRREYIDTNRKAVEKNYCAKKILMCGIGPDEYNRVSACDTAKEIWEALQTAHEGTTQVKQSKINMITTEYELFRMKDDESIQDMHTRFTSIINELYSLGDVIPRNKLVRKILSVLLGS, via the coding sequence ATGAAGAAACTTGAAGAAACAGGACTATTGGTGCCCAAAGGGAGAAGAGAGTAcatcgacactaacagaaaagcTGTAGAAAAGAACTATTGTGCCAAAAAAATCTTGATGTGtggcataggacctgatgagtacaataGAGTATCAGCTTGTGATACTGCCAAAGAGATATGGGAAGCCTTACAAACTGCACACGAAGGAACCACTCAAGTCAAACAATCCAAGATCAACATGATCACCACTGAATacgagctcttcaggatgaaggatgatgagtccatacaagatatgcacaccagattcacctccatcataaatgagctttactcacttggagatgtcattcccagaaacaagcttgtaaggaaaattctCAGTGTTCTACTTGGGTCTTGa